A single window of Ammospiza caudacuta isolate bAmmCau1 chromosome 12, bAmmCau1.pri, whole genome shotgun sequence DNA harbors:
- the GXYLT2 gene encoding glucoside xylosyltransferase 2 — protein MHLAVVACGDRLEETLIMLKSAVLFSSRRLCFHIFAEDPLKPEFETKLKEWPSSYTKKFEFNIYPITFSVGNAQEWKKLFKPCAAQRLFLPVILKDVDSLLYVDTDVLFLRPIDDIWQLLREFNSTQLAAMAPEHEMPKIGWYSRFARHPFYGSTGLNSGVMLMNLTRIRSARFKNSLIPGGLTWEEMLYPLYQKYKNYITWGDQDLLNIIFYFNPECLYVFPCQWNYRPDHCMYGSNCRGAEDEGVSILHGNRGVYHDHKQPTFKALYEVIRDFPFEDNLFQSLYYPLQSRFLDTVHTLCGRIPQVFLKQIEKTMKKVYENRVIVYLGANHKY, from the exons ATGCATCTGGCAGTGGTGGCATGTGGGGACCGGCTGGAGGAGACCCTGATCATGCTGAAATCAGCAGTTCTCTTcagcagcaggaggctctgctTCCACATCTTCGCTGAGGATCCCCTTAAGCCTGAATTTGAGACAAAG TTAAAGGAGTGGCCTTCCTCATATACAAAGAAGTTTGAGTTCAACATTTACCCAATAACCTTCTCAGTAGGAAATGCTCAGGAATGGAAGAAGTTATTCAAACCATGTGCTGCCCAGCGCCTGTTTCTTCCG GTGATTTTAAAGGACGTGGATTCGCTGCTTTACGTGGACACGGACGTGCTGTTCCTGAGGCCCATCGATGACatctggcagctcctgagggagTTCAACTCCACGCAGCTGGCTGCCATGGCGCCCGAGCACGAGATGCCCAAGATTGGCTGGTACAGCCGCTTCGCCCGGCACCCCTTCTACGGCAGCACCGGCCTCAACTCGGGCGTGATGCTGATGAACCTGACACGCATCCGCAGCGCCCGCTTCAAG aacAGTCTGATACCAGGTGGCTTGACTTGGGAGGAAATGTTGTATCCATTGTACCAAAAGTACAAAAATTACATCACATGGGGAGACCAGGATCTGCTAAATATCATTTTTTACTTTAACCCAG AGTGTCTGTACGTGTTCCCCTGCCAGTGGAACTACCGGCCTGACCACTGCATGTACGGCAGCAACTGCAGGGGCGCGGAGGACGAGGGCGTCTCCATCCTGCACGGCAACAGAGGCGTCTACCACGACCACAAGCAGCCCACCTTCAAGGCCCTCTACGAGGTGATCCGGGAT tTTCCATTTGAAGACAATCTCTTCCAGTCCTTGTACTACCCTCTGCAGTCGAGGTTTCTGGATACAGTGCACACTTTATGTGGGAGAATTCCGCAAGTGTTTTTGAAGCAAATTGAGAAAACAATGAAGAAGGTGTATGAAAATCGTGTCATTGTGTACTTGGGGGCCAACCACAAATACTAA